A region from the Coffea eugenioides isolate CCC68of chromosome 9, Ceug_1.0, whole genome shotgun sequence genome encodes:
- the LOC113782616 gene encoding brassinosteroid-related acyltransferase 1, with protein sequence MELHVSLKETITLRPSEEVARQTIELSGLDRISPAILYTILFFKSSSTEKSSHLADEVFERAKKSLAKMLVSWFPAAGRFKINEATGKLEIDCNNEGVIMVTAETDSTLDELGKLYEYKPSYEKLVPQLPHADGISKNPLVVVQITSFACGGFSVGFGSSHALFDGAGAFNFLASWAHISCGRDVSESSLPNHSRDALLKTVYTNNSFPPSTSISEQKHIVAIQDLCNIPMQGMASDDRCWEAALSKFTQFDPKDGLQLMTLSITKEFVESLKRLAVERGKLTRCSTFDALCALIWKARVKALGLRPDANICLQFPVDSRARFQPPLGENFTGNAFVLASVSCMVKTILEESLDETVLKIQEAKDAIKDEYIKLYATALESSDKFFPSMKELTIVTDWMKYSFDALVFGWGQVSSVALLATPVPETAFLMLNLEEPGGFLLRMGIGEEEAPNFVDFFYNFSQ encoded by the exons ATGGAACTACATGTATCCCTCAAGGAAACTATAACTCTTCGGCCATCTGAAGAGGTTGCAAGACAAACTATTGAGCTTTCTGGCCTGGACAGAATTTCACCAGCAATTCTTTACACTATACTCTTCTTTAAGTCTTCGTCGACTGAAAAATCATCTCATCTTGCTGATGAGGTTTTTGAGAGAGCCAAGAAATCTCTAGCTAAGATGCTGGTTTCATGGTTTCCTGCAGCTGGAAGATTTAAGATAAATGAAGCAACAGGAAAACTGGAGATTGATTGCAATAACGAAGGTGTTATTATGGTCACTGCTGAAACTGATTCAACACTTGATGAACTTGGTAAATTATATGAATACAAGCCTAGCTATGAGAAGCTTGTTCCTCAGCTGCCTCATGCTGATGGTATCTCTAAGAATCCACTAGTTGTGGTGCAG ATCACAAGTTTTGCTTGTGGAGGGTTTTCCGTAGGCTTCGGTAGCAGCCATGCTCTGTTTGATGGTGCAGGAGCATTTAACTTTTTGGCATCATGGGCTCATATATCCTGTGGCAGAGATGTCTCTGAATCGTCTTTGCCAAACCATTCAAGGGATGCTCTTTTAAAGACTGTTTATACCAATAATTCATTCCCTCCATCGACTTCAATAAGTGAACAAAAGCATATTGTAGCCATTCAAGATCTATGCAACATACCTATGCAAGGCATGGCATCTGATGATCGATGTTGGGAAGCAGCTCTTTCTAAATTTACTCAATTTGATCCAAAAGATGGACTTCAACTCATGACTCTAAGCATCACCAAGGAATTTGTGGAGTCACTGAAGAGACTAGCAGTTGAACGAGGCAAACTCACAAGATGTTCAACCTTTGATGCTCTTTGTGCACTAATATGGAAG GCAAGAGTAAAGGCCCTTGGTCTACGCCCAGATGCAAACATATGCTTGCAATTCCCAGTAGATTCTCGAGCCAGATTTCAACCACCACTTGGAGAAAACTTCACGGGGAATGCCTTTGTTCTAGCTTCAGTCTCATGCATGGTTAAAACCATACTAGAAGAATCACTTGATGAGACTGTTTTGAAGATTCAAGAAGCAAAAGATGCCATCAAAGATGAATATATCAAGCTCTATGCAACAGCACTGGAGTCCTCAGATAAGTTTTTCCCATCAATGAAAGAGCTCACGATAGTTACTGATTGGATGAAATATTCCTTTGATGCACTTGTTTTTGGATGGGGACAAGTTTCTAGTGTAGCTCTTTTGGCCACCCCAGTACCAGAGACTGCTTTTCTTATGTTAAATCTTGAAGAGCCTGGAGGATTTCTTCTAAGGATGGGAATTGGAGAAGAAGAAGCACCAAATTTTGTCGACTTCTTCTACAATTTCAGCCAATGA
- the LOC113782856 gene encoding receptor protein kinase TMK1-like, which produces MGETHLGFPFMLSFVIIFLGFPPSIHSQSSDASVMQDLKKALNPPSSLGWDDPDPCQWKNVDCSKNDNRVNRIQIGNQGLTGSLPDSFSKLNALQFLELQNNHLTGPLPSLNGFGSLQRALLGYNNFSYIPPDFFAGMNSLQVVSLDYNQFSSWVIPDSIKSAASLSSFSATSTNISGSIPDFFGLDTLPSLISLHLSFNNLVGGLPASFSGSSIQSLWLNGNKLNGSIDVIGSMTELTELWLHGNTITGPLPDFSRLKQLRNVSFRDNSLTGPVPDSLVALPSLYIVNLTNNKLQGPTPKFAAKSVQLDMNPGSNSFCSDAPGEPCDPRVNSLLAVAKDMGYPILFASDWRGNDPCTPVWSGISCINRNITVVNYPGMKLNGTVSPNFSSITSLQKLILSNNNLTGSVPVELTSLPNLQLLDLSNNSLSGFVPSFKNNVVVRVAGNPNIGKPSPPPNAPGTPPGSPPGSSGGGGGGRGGNTGGGKKSSSTGVIVGLVVGIAAAVVCIAFLVFCVRKNKRKVSGRAQGPSTVVIHPRHSGSDQDTVKITVAGSSANGGTSETFSIGSNGHHNIHIVERDGYTIRIEVLRNVTGNFSEENILGRGGFGTVYKGELDDGTKIAAKRMETGVMSDKGLDEFKAEIAVVTKVRHRHLVALHGYCLEDNERILVYEYMPQGPLSKHLFSWKDEQLKPLEWKQRLTVALDVARGVEYLHGLAQQSFIHRDLKPSNILLGDDMRAKVADFGLVRLVPEGKATVVTRLAGTFGYLAPEYAVMGRVTTKIDVFAFGVILMELITGRKALDESQPEESAHLVPWFRRMQISKDFQKAIDPMIDLNEETLSSVNTVAELAGHCCAREPHQRPDMGHAVNVLSSLAELWKPSEPDPDDIYGIDYEMTLPQAVKKWQALEGMSSMDNTSFIGSSENTQTSIPTRPSGFADSFTSSDGR; this is translated from the exons ATGGGAGAAACCCACCTGGGATTTCCCTTTATGCTTTCTTTTGTGATAATTTTTCTGGGTTTTCCCCCTTCTATCCACTCCCAGTCCAGTGATGCTTCAGTAATGCAAGACTTGAAGAAGGCTCTCAACCCACCGAGTTCACTTGGCTGGGATGACCCAGACCCCTGTCAATGGAAGAACGTTGACTGCTCCAAGAATGACAACCGGGTCAACCGGATCCAAATTGGGAACCAGGGCCTGACTGGGTCTCTTCCAGATAGCTTCAGCAAGCTCAATGCTCTGCAATTTCTGGAGCTCCAGAACAACCATCTTACAGGGCCGTTGCCAAGTCTTAACGGGTTCGGTTCACTCCAGCGTGCTCTCCTCGGCTACAACAATTTTTCATACATACCGCCGGATTTCTTCGCTGGTATGAACTCATTGCAAGTAGTTAGTCTGGATTATAATCAGTTTTCTTCATGGGTTATTCCTGATAGTATCAAAAGTGCTGCTTCCTTGAGTAGTTTCTCTGCAACATCAACTAATATTTCCGGGTCAATCCCGGACTTTTTTGGCCTGGATACATTGCCGAGTCTGATATCGCTTCATTTGTCTTTCAACAATCTCGTGGGCGGCCTGCCAGCGAGCTTTTCGGGTTCTTCGATACAGTCTTTATGGTTAAATGGTAACAAATTGAATGGTAGTATTGATGTTATAGGGAGTATGACTGAGTTAACTGAACTTTGGTTACATGGAAATACGATTACCGGGCCGTTGCCCGATTTTTCGCGCTTGAAACAGTTGCGGAATGTTAGTTTTAGGGACAATAGTTTGACCGGACCAGTGCCGGACTCGTTGGTGGCGTTGCCTTCGTTGTATATTGTGAATTTGACTAACAATAAGTTACAGGGGCCGACTCCGAAGTTTGCTGCAAAGTCTGTTCAATTGGATATGAATCCAGGGTCGAATAGTTTTTGTTCAGATGCGCCTGGGGAGCCGTGTGATCCGAGGGTTAATAGTTTGCTTGCTGTGGCAAAGGATATGGGGTATCCGATTCTGTTTGCGTCGGACTGGAGAGGGAATGATCCGTGTACGCCGGTGTGGTCGGGTATTAGCTGTATTAATCGGAATATAACCGTGGTGAATTATCCTGGTATGAAGTTGAATGGAACGGTTTCTCCAAATTTTTCGTCAATTACAAGCTTACAGAAGTTGATTTTGTCGAATAATAATCTGACCGGAAGTGTTCCAGTGGAGTTGACTAGTTTGCCTAACCTTCAGCTTTTGGATCTGTCAAACAATTCGCTTTCTGGTTTTGTTCCGTCGTTTAAGAATAATGTGGTCGTGAGAGTTGCTGGAAATCCAAATATTGGGAAGCCTAGTCCTCCACCAAATGCACCTGGAACACCTCCTGGGAGTCCGCCTGGTTCCTCAGGTGGTGGTGGCGGCGGCCGTGGCGGTAATACAGGTGGTGGCAAAAAGTCATCTTCTACTGGTGTGATTGTGGGTTTGGTGGTTGGCATTGCTGCTGCCGTTGTGTGCATTGCATTCTTAGTTTTCTGTGTTCGTAAAAATAAACGTAAAGTTTCTGGAAGGGCTCAGGGTCCTAGCACTGTGGTTATTCATCCTCGCCATTCAGGGTCGGACCAAGATACTGTTAAGATCACAGTTGCAGGTTCTAGCGCTAATGGTGGAACAAGTGAAACATTCAGTATTGGAAGCAATGGACATCATAATATCCACATTGTTGAGCGAGACGGCTATACAATTAGAATTGAGGTCTTAAGGAATGTGACTGGGAATTTCAGTGAGGAGAATATATTGGGAAGAGGTGGATTTGGAACTGTTTACAAAGGGGAGTTGGATGATGGGACAAAGATTGCAGCCAAGAGAATGGAAACTGGAGTTATGAGCGACAAAGGTTTAGATGAGTTCAAGGCAGAGATTGCAGTCGTCACAAAAGTCCGACATAGGCATTTGGTCGCACTTCATGGTTATTGTTTGGAAGACAATGAGAGGATACTTGTTTATGAATATATGCCTCAGGGGCCACTCAGCAAGCATTTGTTCAGCTGGAAGGATGAACAGTTGAAACCCCTTGAGTGGAAGCAAAGGCTGACCGTTGCCCTTGATGTGGCTAGGGGTGTTGAATATTTACATGGTTTAGCTCAACAAAGTTTTATCCATAGAGATCTTAAACCATCCAACATCCTTCTGGGAGATGATATGAGAGCTAAAGTTGCAGATTTTGGACTTGTTCGCCTTGTGCCTGAAGGAAAAGCTACTGTGGTGACAAGATTAGCCGGAACTTTTGGCTACCTTGCACCAGAATATGCAG TCATGGGCCGTGTGACTACAAAAATTGACGTTTTTGCCTTTGGGGTGATATTGATGGAGCTAATTACTGGAAGAAAAGCTTTAGATGAAAGCCAGCCGGAGGAAAGCGCTCATCTTGTCCCATGGTTTCGTAGAATGCAGATCAGTAAGGATTTTCAGAAGGCCATTGACCCCATGATTGATCTTAATGAAGAAACTCTTTCTAGCGTGAACACTGTTGCTGAGCTGGCTGGCCACTGTTGCGCAAGGGAACCACATCAAAGACCTGACATGGGCCATGCAGTGAATGTGCTTTCATCCCTTGCCGAGCTTTGGAAACCAAGTGAACCTGATCCTGATGACATATATGGAATTGATTATGAGATGACATTACCGCAGGCTGTTAAGAAGTGGCAAGCTCTTGAAGGAATGAGCAGTATGGATAATACTTCTTTCATTGGCAGTAGTGAAAATACCCAAACCAGCATACCTACTCGGCCTTCTGGATTTGCAGATTCTTTTACATCCTCTGATGGAAGGTGA
- the LOC113782617 gene encoding NAC domain-containing protein 30-like, producing MDRDCPIGFRFRPTEEEIITLLWLKASNQQKHTTDVVPEKILYGADASPWKLFRDDDVRWQLCDDSGKKHTKRMAYVFTKLSKMSANRTARTAGCGTWEGQAKAQDIPNSRGEIIGSRKMLSYVLNSGSPQGGGWIMHEYSLAGSLLDRIGPTDYVVCRITIDDEKYTEVKKVTEAKQGVNQSGSMRCTKNPKVLGKRSEPSFVQQRSNPSKMPRSGVVEEETSGNAAANLAMGASTDGTIETPNSLNNHERFVINPQAIMSHKLFGMDGQTSDRDASLRVLNP from the coding sequence ATGGATCGAGATTGTCCGATAGGGTTTCGTTTTAGGCCAACAGAGGAAGAAATAATCACCCTCCTCTGGTTAAAGGCTTCAAACCAGCAAAAACATACAACGGATGTTGTCCCGGAGAAGATACTCTACGGTGCTGATGCTTCTCCCTGGAAGCTTTTCAGAGATGATGATGTTCGTTGGCAATTATGTGATGACAGTGGAAAGAAGCATACGAAAAGAATGGCATATGTGTTTACTAAGCTGTCCAAGATGAGTGCCAATAGGACTGCAAGAACCGCTGGTTGCGGGACGTGGGAGGGACAAGCTAAGGCCCAAGACATTCCCAACTCTAGAGGAGAGATAATTGGTTCGAGGAAGATGTTGAGCTATGTCTTGAATTCTGGTTCGCCCCAAGGTGGTGGATGGATCATGCATGAATATTCACTCGCTGGTTCTTTGTTGGATCGCATAGGCCCCACGGATTATGTTGTTTGCCGGATCACAATAGATGATGAAAAATATACTGAGGTGAAAAAAGTGACAGAAGCCAAACAAGGAGTTAATCAGTCTGGCTCCATGAGATGTACCAAGAATCCTAAAGTTTTAGGCAAGAGATCGGAGCCAAGTTTTGTGCAACAAAGATCCAATCCAAGTAAGATGCCAAGAAGCGGAGTAGTAGAAGAAGAAACATCAGGGAACGCTGCTGCTAACTTGGCAATGGGAGCTAGTACGGATGGCACAATTGAGACACCTAATTCTTTGAATAACCATGAGAGATTTGTTATCAATCCTCAAGCAATTATGTCTCATAAGTTATTTGGTATGGATGGACAAACTTCCGACAGAGATGCGTCCCTGAGGGTACTCAATCCGTGA